One Sparus aurata chromosome 23, fSpaAur1.1, whole genome shotgun sequence genomic window, TGGAAAAAGCTAGAGCCCTGTGAGTAAATGATACGTGCACTGATTGTGCCTGCAGATCGCAGCGTTTCAGAAAAGGATCTTAGTGATGATGAAACTAAACGTTTTGTCTGGAAAAATATGGTCCTTCCATGAAACAGCTGCTTTTAGAATGGAATTTGGTTTACAAGTCTTTTGTCTCGACAGACTGCAGGGAACAGAGGGTATGAAATGGTAATATTAACATATATtgagcaaaacaaacagcatgttGGTCTAGGACTCTTGTTCGTGGTCAACACCAAAGAGCATGTGCAGTAATGTAACTTTATACTGTATACGAAGAGTGAGTGCCTGATTGTCCGGAGACTGTAAGTGAGAGCCGATGTGTTATTTTTCATCCTTTCCTGACAGAAGGGCTTGACACTTGTTTTTTCGAGACCATGTTTTGGAGCTGTCAGTGTCAACACACGCTTAAATCTGACAGGAATGGGGAACACTGTCAGAGTGATTGAGTGGGCTGTCGCAGAGATCCACATTCTTGATTGGTGGTTTTGACTGAATTACTACAAAGTGCAATCAATATTGCTTACCGATCGCTTGACAAGTAAATTCGATTTCCACATGGCTGACCACTCgagaaaaatgtgtgatttcagatgacaaaaaacacactatTCCATGTCTAGTATTTGAATGATAAATGTGTATACTCTTGGAACGGTTAGAAATTCATATTTAGTACTGGAAATAGAAGGAAATACAAATTGAATATTGGTAAATACTATTTGTAGTGATCTATCATATATTAAATGAACAAGAACGACAGCTATTTGTAAACCTAACATTTAAATTAAGAGTTTAAGAACCTCACTTACACCGACTGGAGGAGCAGCACTCCGACTCCTGCTTTGCATTTAGATGACAACTGCTGATGACagtctcctttttgttttttctcctcggGTCAACAGCGCCTCTCTGACAGCTTCAAACAGTCACTTGTGATGTTGAATCACTCTTCAAGGTTGGACCACAGTTCCTCAAAAAATCCAGTTTATTTTAAGATAAAGCTGAAAGCTCACTGCCGTGTGActgaaagtaaaagaaaaaaagaaaaaaactagcAGCTCGTCTGGAATTTTGAGGGAAGCAAAGCGACACACTGGTTAGCTGGTAAACAAACGTGATTTTCTACTTAAGAGTAATCCCAGATTAGcgtttttttgtgtgctttttttttgctgccgAAACTCATAATAACCTTAATAACCCACCTGGTGTGCTCAGACCGTTATGGAAAATTAATAACGAAAACCACTTTGTTAATGTCTTTATGTTGTGATTAAGCTGTTCACATCAAAGCAACTTCCTTTATTGCAAGACAACATTGAACATTAGAGAGTTTAGTGGcaggatgatgatgaaacaCTGATCCACTGCCAGCAATCGGGGACAAGACGACTATAGGTTCATTTCTTAAACATCAGTTGTATGGATGTACTTACTTGCTATGGCCATGTATTACTATGACCAAGGCGATGGTAGAGAAGACAGTAGTGAACCGCTATTTAAAACGAGAGTTACGAATGTAACTACGGTTCTATGAATTCTGGGTGACCGCCAGAgggcggtgcttcagcactggatATCTCCATCTCGCACATGTGCAGGTCGAGTTAttataccaacaaagtcacctgtgacCGTGTGATGACGTAGGGCGCACGCCCCAGTATAAAACCCCCACGTCATCACGCAATCTGTTCCTACAGAATCTTCTCGCCCAGATTCCGAGTGACAGACAGCTCTGGCGGTCATCCAGAATTCATAGAACCGTAGTTACATTCGTAACTCTCGTTCTATTTCATTCTTCCTGACCGCCAGAgggcggtgcttcagcactggatGACTCATGCCAACAAGGTCACGAGGAGTGCTTACCGCCTTAAGGCGTGGAAGCTGTTGCTAGGACAGCCGTCGCCACAGCCTGTTGAGCAGCCACATTGACCCGATAATAGCGAGCAAAGGTACATGAGGATTCCCAGGTTGCCGCAGCACAGATGTCCTGCAAGGAGACCCCCTTCAAGGCTGCCCATGATGTAGACACACTACGAGTAGAGTGGCACCGAACGTTACTAGGTGCGGGTAGGCCCTGCGATCTATAAGCATGTAAAATCACCTCAACAATCCACTTAGAAAGCCTCTGTTTTGACAGAGGTTGACCTTTCCCACAACCCCCATAACAGacaaacagtttgtcagatttaCGAAAAGGGGCTGTAGCAGCCACATACGCCTTGAGAGTCCGAACAGGGCAAAGCCGCTCTGACCGCTCTGTTGCTTGCTGCGATGAGCTGGGTGAACTGAATGCTGCTAACTCAATTGCCTGGTTTACATGTGAGGAAGGCCCCCTCTTTGGCAGGAAGGAGGGGTTGGGTAGGAGAGTGACCCCTGACCCGTCCGGATACCAACGCATACACATCTGGCTCACTGACAGGGCGTGGAGTTCACCCACTCGCTTTGCTGATGTGATTGCCAGCAGAAATGCAGTCTTTGCAGACAGCCACCTAAGTTCTGCTTCTCCTATGGGTTCGAACGGGGGCCGACACACTGACCTCAACACCAATGTCAAGTCCCATGACGGCACTACAGTGACCCTTGATGGCCTACGCCTCTGTGCGCCCTTCAAAAACTGACTAACCAAATAGTGTGACCCCACTGTCTGGTTGTTCACTCTGACATGCCCTGCTGAAATGGCCGCTGCATACACCTTTAGGGTTGATGCACATCTGCCTGCGTCCAATAACGACTGCAGGAAACGCAGAATGGTGGCCACTGAGCTGTTCTCCGGTAGTTCACCCTGTGCCTGGCACCACTGGGAGAACAGCTTCCACCGATTAGCATAGAGTAATCTGGTGGAGGGAGCCCTAGCACTTAACACCGTATCAATTACTGACTGGTCACAGGATGCCAGGAGTGGTTCCTGGCCCCCAATGGCCAGATCCAAAGCTGAAGGCGGTCCGGATTCGGATGCCATATGCGTCCCTCCAGCTGAGAGAGAAGGTCCGGTCTCCTTGGGAGGCGCCATGGCTCCCCCTGGAGTAGTTTCAGCAGTACTGGAAACCATGGCCGCCCTGGCCAGTTGGGGGCCACCAGTAGCAGTCTGTGGTCGTTCCGTTGCACTCTTTCCAGTGTCGCTCGAATGAGCGGAATTGGAGGAAAGGCATATAGAAGGTGGGCTGGCCAGGCATGAGCCAAGGCATCCTGTCCCAGAGGGCTGGTCCCCTCCATCAGTGAGTACCAGAGGGGACAATGTGTGGATGTTTCTGAGGCAAAAACGTCCACCTCTGCTCTGCCATAGCGGCTCCAAATCATTTCCACCACCTCGGGGTGGAGTCTCCAGTCGCCCTGTGGCGGCCCTTGGCGGGAGAGAACATCCGCTACATTGTTCTGTACTCCTGGGAGGTGTACGGCCCTGAGGCTTAGGAAGTGGGGAAATGCCCACGTAAGGAGCTGCTCTGACACCCGCAGACCCAGCTTGGACCTGGTGCCACCCTGATGATTTATGTGGTATACTGCTGAGGTGCTGTCTGTGCGGATGAGAACATGCCGCCCTTTCAAAACTGGGAGAAAATGCTGCAGTGCGAAAAAAATTGCTCTGAGCTCGAGCACATTTATATGTTCCCACCTGTGTTGTGTGCTCCATCTGCCGTTGATGGTCCTGTGCTGCCAGACTGCACCCCAGCCTAACAGAGAGGCATCCGTCTCCACCACTTCTCGGCGGGCCGGGATCACTCCAAGGGGAACCCCCCCAACCAGataccccctcctcctccatggctTCAGGGCTCGACAGCAGGGGCTGGATACCCTGACTCTCCTGCCTCTGTGCCACTTGGGATCTAAGTGAAGTGTGTTGACCCAGACTTGAAGGGGCCGTAAGGAAAGGAGACCTAGTGGGATCACCATGGATGCTGCAGTCAGCATACCCAGCAGTTTGAGAAAGAGGCCGTATCTCAACACTCTGCCTCTCTGGAAGCAACCTATGAGTTGCAAAATGTTCTCCACCCTTTTCCGAGAAAGGAAGGCTCTCATTAACCGCGAGTCGAGAGTCATGCCCAGGTAATCTACCTTTTGACTGGGTGTGAGACTGCTCTTGGAGTAGTTGACTGTGAGGCCCAGCTGGTTCACATGTCCAAGGAGCACAGCAGTGTCTCTGACTGCCTGCTCTGCCGTTGGGGAGACAATTAGCCAATCGTCCAGGTATGGCAAAACCGCCAACCCCCTGGCTTGTATGGGGGCAAGTGCCGCTGCCACACACCTTGTAAATATGCGAGGGGCCAGTGAGAGACCGAAGGGCATCACTTTGAATTGGTAAGCTCGGCCCTGAAATGCGAATCGCAGGAACTGCCTGTGGTGTGGAGCAATAGGCACATGAAAATAGGCATCTTTGAGATCTATTGACACAAACCATGCCCCCTGTGCCACTGACTGGAGAACGTCTGCCATCCGCAACATACGGAATGGCAGGACCTTTAAAAACCTGTTCAGCCCCCGCAGATCCAGGATCGGGCGGAACCCGCCGTCCTTCTTCGGGattaaaaaatacactgaataaaACCCATTGAGCCGTGTATGCCCTACGACAGGCTCGATGGCGTCCTTGTCTAAAAGGGACGCCAGCTCCCTGCTGAGGGCGAGGGATTTCGTGGGATCTCTGACCACAGACATTTTGACCCCACAGAAGGTCGGTGGCCGGCGTCGGAACTGCAGTGTGTATCCCTTGGACAGCGTGGATACCACCCAAGGGTCTGTGGTCTCCCTCTCCCAGTAGCTGATATGCTGCTGAGTGAAGCGCCCGACGCCGGCCCTTTGAGCCTCAGGTCCGCCCCCCCGCCCCCTGGAGCCTTTGGGGGGGCGACTACTGGGGGCTGGTCCCCTTGGCACTTGGAAAAATGGCCGTGAGAAAGACCGGCGGCGCTGATCATAATGCCCTGAATAGTGAGAGGACCTCGGCTGTAAACCTGGGCGAGCAGGTGGATAGGAGCGGCTGGGAGCAGGTGGCAAGAGACCCATCTGCCTTGGGGCCTGAGCCGAGCCCCGACGCAGGCCAGCAAACCGCTGCCTGGCCTGGTCCACTTGAGCACTGCGCTCTAGCGCCAGCTGAGCAGCTGGCCCAAACATGTGACCTGGGACCACAGGGAGAGAACGGAGAGTACGGCGACACCCTTCTGATAGAGAGGACTGTGCCAGCCAGACTTGGCGGCGTGCCAGTGTCACTGTTGACATCAGTCTTCCAAGCTCCCTAGACATGAATGCAAAAGTCTGAAGGGATGCATCACTGAGGGTCTGGGCAGAGGAGTCCACACCAGATTCCTGCAGGACCTGAGACAGGCCCAGGATAAGGTGGGAAAAGGAGTTACCAATCCGGCCCATGCGTGCTGCTATATTATAAGCCCTAACCAGGAGATCATCGGTCATCCGGCACTGAGGACGGGGGCAGCGGGCATCAGGTCTGAGAGCCTCATCGGGTGAGACTATCAAGGAGGCAATGGTAGGATCAACTGGAGCCATACGATCCAGCCCATAGCTGCCTGCCTCCTGCATGGCCGCCAAATTCCTGCTATCACTGGTGTGATGGGACAACAGCTTCGGATCTCCCCAGCAGCGCTGGAGCTCTTCAATATAGGGTTTTGAAGGCGGGACTGAAAAAGCTGCAGGCTGCGGTGTCTGCCTAAAAAAGGCACTTGACGGAATTGCTGTGGCGGGAGCGTCATCCAGCCCAAGGCGTGCCAAGGCCATCCGAATTGCTGGTTTCAGTGTGGCATGGCCAGCTTCTGATCCACGCAATGACCCATCCGACCCTTGAGACAAGGCGTCAGAGGCTGGAAGGGCTGAGTCTTTATCCTCGTCCTGTCCTTCCCCTTCATCATCAAACAAACTGCAGGAAGCTGCAGTTGACAGCACATCAATGTCCCGAACAGGCGAGCCCCTCGTGGCGGAGTCACCACTGACAACTGGTCCCCTATCGTCAGGCTGCAGATTGAGCAGAAGCTCCTTAATCTGGGCAAACTCAGATGAAAGAGTGTCCACTTTGAGAGCTAAAGTGTCCACCTTCTTAACTTTCCCCGGAGGGCCATGTGATGCAGTACTGCGTCTGCGTCCACGTCCCTTAGGTGCCCTCGGGACTGCGCTCCCGCTAACAGGTAGCAGCGCAGCATCTCCTTCCACCGCTGCCAGTCTAGCCCTTCTGACCGCCAGTGGCATAAACCTACAGTTCATGCATGGGTTGTCAGACATACCTGTCCTCAGGTGCTCAACCCCGAGACAGGCCGGGCACTGATCGTGGCCGTCCTCCGTTTGGAGGGGGGCCATACAAGCGTTACAGACAGGCGAGCCCAACATGTCATTAAGTAGGACAGTTTCCAGAAAGGGCGAACGAAAGAATAATGCAGTCAATACTATGCTGCACAGTTGTTAAAGCAGTCACAGCGGACACACTGTGCTGCTCACCAAGACAACAATAAGATTCAAACGCGTCCGGACCGGAGCGTGCctcgagagagaaaaaaaatatatatatatatatatttcaacaaGTCGGTGCACTCAGCACTGCCCGACAACTTAAAGTACGATTCCTGACTGTCCCGCCTAATGGCGTGCTTACTGCCGCTACAACCCACCGAAAACAGAGAGTCAAGCAATGTAGCGTGTAACATAACAAGCGGCGAAAACACCGCTCTTCAAAACAAATACGAGTCCGGCGAGCCGCCGGCTCTTAGCATCGGCTAACGGCTAACAACTAAGGAAACTTAGCTTACTTACCTGTCTGCAGTAATTCAGTACGAATCGTTACGGCGAGATCACCGCTATTCGTCCGAAGAACAGACTTGAAGAAATGAGCGACTTGCCGCAGTCTCTGGTGGACGAAATATCCGAAGCACCAACCTTCAGGTTGCGAGACTACCAGCGGCGAGCCAATTGACCTGCTATCAGATTTTCCTCAATCGCGAGAAGATAGAAGGAACAGATTGCGTGATGACGTGGGGGTTTTATACTGGGGCGTGCGCCCTACGTCATCACACGgtcacaggtgactttgttggtataaTAACTCGACCTGCACATGTGCGAGATGGAGATatccagtgctgaagcaccgcccTCTGGCGGTCAGGAAGAATGAAATAGAACCaaattttgatgttttattataCCTCTGTGCTGGCTGTAGCAAAGACCAGAGGCGTAAGGCTTTCAGATTGTCTTTCCATTCGTCCATGTACATGCAGTGTCTCAGGAACACCTTCAGGGAAGCGTTTCAGGTTTTGCACAAACATCCACTTGGACGTCTACAAGGGTAAGCTGATTAAAATTTGGTGGTCACAGGTAACCTCGTGTTAAAAACTGTGGTAACTCTATAGATATTTTGTTCTGCCAGGTTGAAGGTGTGAGTGAGGCATCAGCGTCTTAGAGTTTGTAGCTTCTTCATACTATCAGAAACACCTTATTAGCCACAATACaagtcattttaatgttttttgtagtTGCTCTCAATGAACTCTACTCTGTAAAATGATTATTCACTGGAACCACACGTCAATAGAGTGATTCAAATATACTCAGTAGCTCTTACGTACATGTCTTATTACATGAGTCCGGTCAGACACAGATGTAACATGACAGGTTCACAGAGGCGGTAACTTTGGCGACGTCTGCTCACGCTGCCTTAATGTGgtgaaaaactgtttttccatttcctgtgacacatacagtacatgtcatCGCGCCACCCCCAAAATAACCTCCGGGTGTTTTTATACATGTACAACTAAAATCAGATGTTTTGAACACAGAGGAAAATGAACAGACTATGTACATACTTAGTATATGTACTTGCGTACAATTTTCAGAAGTAGAAATGgtgttaaatgtttgtttgtgtttgtgtatatatttatttctacatgaatgtctgcatgtgtttatgtctgtgtgtctctgcaatGACACATACATTTAATCTTAATGTCTTCTGtacagcattttgtttttacagaacaAGTTTTCTTACTCACACTATATTATAAAGTAaactttctctgtgtttgtgagagTTTGTATTGTGATTCCAACAAGCCCTCAGAAATAAgtaataatgaatgaaaaatgaataagaTCACATCCAATCCTGTagatgtgttatttatttaaggAGCGTGTCGCCACCATAATGCAGGCTTTGAATTAGGGAAGGCAGACTtcgataaaaaaaatacaatcaccGGGTGTCTCTCCTTGTTCCGgcatttattttgaatgtcGGATTCAGATAATCCCAAGGATTATCGGATCCCGGTGATGTAATGATGCTCTCAAAgctcacaacaaaacaaatcttgGAGAGGAGTGCTGAGGAAAGTTGTTTCTGATTTCTGGGGGATGTCTGAGTGGCTACGGTTCACAGTAAAGATCAACTTCATCTACATGCATGGCTAGACACAACGCAGTTGGCTCTGAGACTGCAAAATATTAGAACACTCAACAGCAgcacaatgtttgttttgctgtttcctGGAACCAAAGAGAAATTCATTTCTCAGCCGGGTCAAGATTTATAGTCTTCCTGACCGGGgttatgtttttatgtgaaaGGCATAGTCGTTTCTTTTCAGCATGTCACTGGGCCACATTGGCAATTTGTCGCAACTGTTCACTCACGCCTCGGAGATCTCACCTCAGAAAGCGCAGAAGGTGTTTCTCATTTTAGCCAGGCACAAACCTGCCAGACAGCATCTGACATGTAGAGAAAAGAATCACATCTTACAGGCACTGACCACAGCCTCCCCCCCATCTGACACAAGCATTAAACAAATCACAAATACATCGGCCGGTGAGAATAGACCTTGCCAAGTTATGAGTTTTCAATAACAGCAATCTTACACTTCAGCCTTGCCACAACATTGACTGCTGTAATGGTGAAGGACAGGAAAAACTTTTTGTTTCTTAAGAAATCCTGTTTGACTGAACAAAtaccctctgacctctgcgtTCTGGAAACATCTATAACTAAATAAGCAGAGTTCTAAGTTCTGGAGATATTACATTCAAATTCTAATGTCTCCTCTCTTAAATACAACCTAAATACACAGCATGTAACCCTAttgcaataaaaaacattttggtgttCATACTTcatactgataaaataatacCAGGAAGCTTTGCTGTGTCTTGAGGAGCCGTCACCTTTATTCCACAGCGAAACTGCAGTCTATACTGTACATTAATTGCTCGTCTACTACTGTTACCTGCTTCGCTTTCCTTGCTCTTCCATTCGTTCACCGTCGCACTTacgcacgctccctcactctcgctcgtccactcacaccttacatgcacacacacctcacgtACGGCCCTATTCATGAAAGGGGCTACGTCACTCTTACAACAACAGA contains:
- the LOC115575226 gene encoding uncharacterized protein LOC115575226, with the translated sequence MAPLQTEDGHDQCPACLGVEHLRTGMSDNPCMNCRFMPLAVRRARLAAVEGDAALLPVSGSAVPRAPKGRGRRRSTASHGPPGKVKKVDTLALKVDTLSSEFAQIKELLLNLQPDDRGPVVSGDSATRGSPVRDIDVLSTAASCSLFDDEGEGQDEDKDSALPASDALSQGSDGSLRGSEAGHATLKPAIRMALARLGLDDAPATAIPSSAFFRQTPQPAAFSVPPSKPYIEELQRCWGDPKLLSHHTSDSRNLAAMQEAGSYGLDRMAPVDPTIASLIVSPDEALRPDARCPRPQCRMTDDLLVRAYNIAARMGRIGNSFSHLILGLSQVLQESGVDSSAQTLSDASLQTFAFMSRELGRLMSTVTLARRQVWLAQSSLSEGCRRTLRSLPVVPGHMFGPAAQLALERSAQVDQARQRFAGLRRGSAQAPRQMGLLPPAPSRSYPPARPGLQPRSSHYSGHYDQRRRSFSRPFFQVPRGPAPSSRPPKGSRGRGGGPEAQRAGVGRFTQQHISYWERETTDPWVVSTLSKGYTLQFRRRPPTFCGVKMSVVRDPTKSLALSRELASLLDKDAIEPVVGHTRLNGFYSVYFLIPKKDGGFRPILDLRGLNRFLKVLPFRMLRMADVLQSVAQGAWFVSIDLKDAYFHVPIAPHHRQFLRFAFQGRAYQFKVMPFGLSLAPRIFTRCVAAALAPIQARGLAVLPYLDDWLIVSPTAEQAVRDTAVLLGHVNQLGLTVNYSKSSLTPSQKVDYLGMTLDSRLMRAFLSRKRVENILQLIGCFQRGRVLRYGLFLKLLGMLTAASMVIPLGLLSLRPLQVWVNTLHLDPKWHRGRRVRVSSPCCRALKPWRRRGYLVGGVPLGVIPARREVVETDASLLGWGAVWQHRTINGRWSTQHRWEHINVLELRAIFFALQHFLPVLKGRHVLIRTDSTSAVYHINHQGGTRSKLGLRVSEQLLTWAFPHFLSLRAVHLPGVQNNVADVLSRQGPPQGDWRLHPEVVEMIWSRYGRAEVDVFASETSTHCPLWYSLMEGTSPLGQDALAHAWPAHLLYAFPPIPLIRATLERVQRNDHRLLLVAPNWPGRPWFPVLLKLLQGEPWRLPRRPDLLSQLEGRIWHPNPDRLQLWIWPLGARNHSWHPVTSQ